In Thermosipho atlanticus DSM 15807, one DNA window encodes the following:
- a CDS encoding ATP-binding protein codes for MTFIKRNILKKIKKHLNKPEITVITGPRQSGKTTIMKIIEKELISKGEKTLFLNLDVEEDMKYFKSQADLLKKIELEIGNSKGYIFIDEIQRKENAGLFLKGIYDMNLPYKFIVSGSGSIELKEKIHESLIGRKRIFELSTITFEEFVNHKTNYKYENKLEKFFNLEETKTLSFLEEYMNFGGYPRVILETSLKEKNEIIKEIFQSYIEKDITNFLKVAKISEFNLLVRILSHLIGKTLNFSNLSSEVGVSTKTLKEYIWYLQKTYVIDTIQPFFTNKAKELTKSPICYFKDLGLKNYASGEFGNVKDYSFLFQNFVYIELYNLSKKHDFSIHYWRTKDKAEVDFVLRKGLNFIPVEVKYKNLKKFEITRALRSFIQKYQPNEAIVVNLLSKHEEKLGKTKIQIIPFYEIKQIVSNNFEIAF; via the coding sequence ATGACTTTTATTAAAAGAAATATACTCAAAAAAATCAAAAAACACCTAAACAAACCTGAAATTACCGTTATTACTGGCCCAAGGCAAAGCGGAAAAACTACAATAATGAAAATTATTGAAAAAGAACTTATTTCAAAGGGAGAAAAAACTTTATTTTTAAATCTTGATGTAGAAGAAGATATGAAATACTTTAAATCCCAAGCAGATTTATTGAAAAAAATCGAGTTAGAGATAGGTAATTCTAAAGGTTATATATTTATTGACGAAATACAAAGAAAAGAAAACGCAGGTTTATTCCTAAAAGGAATATATGATATGAATTTACCTTATAAATTCATTGTTTCGGGTTCAGGAAGTATTGAGCTCAAAGAGAAAATTCACGAATCACTTATCGGAAGAAAAAGAATTTTTGAGCTTTCAACTATAACTTTTGAAGAATTTGTAAATCATAAAACAAATTATAAGTACGAAAATAAACTAGAAAAATTTTTCAATTTAGAAGAGACTAAAACTTTATCTTTTTTAGAAGAATATATGAATTTTGGTGGTTATCCTCGAGTCATACTTGAAACAAGTTTAAAAGAAAAAAATGAGATAATTAAAGAAATTTTTCAAAGTTACATTGAAAAAGATATAACTAATTTTTTAAAAGTTGCCAAAATTAGTGAATTTAATTTATTAGTAAGGATATTATCTCATTTAATAGGAAAAACACTTAACTTTTCGAATCTTTCATCAGAAGTTGGAGTGTCTACAAAAACTTTAAAAGAATATATCTGGTATCTTCAAAAAACATACGTTATCGATACAATACAACCTTTTTTCACAAACAAAGCAAAAGAATTAACCAAGTCACCTATTTGTTACTTTAAAGATTTGGGTTTAAAAAATTATGCATCTGGTGAATTTGGAAATGTAAAAGATTACAGCTTTCTATTTCAAAATTTTGTATATATTGAATTGTATAATTTATCAAAAAAACATGATTTTTCTATTCACTATTGGAGAACAAAAGACAAAGCTGAAGTAGATTTTGTTTTAAGAAAAGGTTTAAATTTTATTCCAGTAGAAGTAAAATACAAAAACCTAAAAAAATTCGAAATTACAAGAGCCCTGAGAAGCTTTATCCAAAAATACCAACCAAATGAAGCAATAGTTGTAAATCTACTATCTAAACATGAAGAAAAATTGGGTAAAACAAAAATTCAAATAATTCCTTTTTATGAAATCAAACAAATTGTTTCTAATAATTTTGAAATTGCATTTTAA